The genomic window ACCCTGCTGTCTCCCATTTGTGTTATACATATCAAAAGTCTAACTCCCTAGCCCCCAGGCTTTTTGGCACATACTTTTCCTTTTCCTGCAAGCAGGGGAGCTGCTCCGTGTTTGCCCTAGATCTGCTTTCAGGCTTCTATTCTCTTCCTGCAGCTCTGTGATGTTCTTAGTTAATCTGAGGACAGCAGCATTAAGCATTTTCAGCCGTTTCTGGGTCTCTTTGCCCTCTGGAGGGGACCTGTATTTGGAACAGGAGACAACAGCAGGGGTTCAGATCCAACACACAGCACAATGAAGCAGAACCATAACTTGGACAATGCACACATGCCCATAAACAAGTTGGAATTAACAAACAGAAGGGTGGATGAGAAACAAGAAACCAGTCATTACAAATAAAATATCATTTTCAGCTATGTTATTACAGCCTTCACAGCTACATGAAGTTCTTTTCTCTTTCAAGGAAAACCCCAGACAAGTTTTTCACTTAAGTTTTTCaagtttttttgctttaaaagatGTGAATTTGTGAAGCACCTCTAAAATTGAACCAGACTTGGAGAATGCAGATGGTACTGGTAGCTCCAGGAAACAGAAGAGCCTATAATGTATTTAAAGCCTCCAAAACTAGATTGTATTGCTGCCACTTTGCCTTGTTTTTAATTGTTCTAATGGAAAAGAGGGAAAAATTAATTTTAGCTCTTTAGAGGTTGTAAAATTTGTTTGTCAGCACTCAATCACATGGAACAGCTGCTTTGCACTGGTATGGGCAAGACCCAACTGAACAGCAACCAGCCCAGGCAAACAGTGCTTAGAAGCAGTGACAAACTCTCTATGGTCTTTATGTGATGCGTAACAGCAGAACCGTAAAATAACTTGTGCAGAAACTACACATCCCAACACAATGGAGGCCTACtagagagaagggaagactgtCTTTGCTATGGGATACTCAGAATGAAAACCTAGGCCCACTCCACACCTGGAAACCTgttaaggaaaaaacaaatcaaccaaaaaaaaccaaacacaaaacCTAACCGAACAAAAACCCCACAGCTATGAAGGGATATTTAAAGGATTGTCTCAGATAGAAAATGAGGAATGACAGGAACGGTTGCTcccaaagtaaaataaaatcgAGAGGCAGATCTGAAGAACAGGCCAGACTGAGGAGCTGGAGGCTTCCCGGCTTTGGACACTGAACCCTCTGTTACTAGAGAGAGTTAATTTTTGAAGAAACAAAAACACAGCAAATAAAACGGCTTAGTCCTGCTAGGCCTACAGCTCAAGGGTAGGctgaaatattcatttttatattCCACCCACATCGAAAATGCAGGAGCATTTATAATTCAGAAAAGACAGGACTAACAGCACTAATCTGAGTCAGGACTAATGCTGACATGCATCATATAAGAAACTCTCTCACACAGCTCTTCCAGTACACTACAGCTCTGACCTTCAGCAGCATTTGCTATTCCGGTTTTTGGCCTCTTGAGGAAAGACTGACAATTGTGCAATCAAGAGAGACTGCCCTGACCATTGTCTTTTGGAGCCAGAACAAATGAGTACAGGAAGAGACCTAATGATTAATTTTCACCTGTAACCTACATCAACTGTGATGGCTTTCAGCAGTAAAAGGCGAGTCTGTTGTTAACTCACTGAGTGCCGGACCcaggagaaataaaaatatttctttttttaaagaaaatatttttctaaaagtaATAAACTATATTCCAGTTTTTAATTCATAACAGAGGAACACAAGGAACTTACAGAATGACCCCCAAAATAATTCTAGTAAATTTCCTTTGGTTTAAACAACTATGCCAGGGATTCCAATGATTTGTTGCATTTAAAGCAGATTCTAGGAAGCACAGGCACATTGTGAGTGGGTGTGATATCAGCTTTGAAAGTTAGTCTTTCTTATCATAGAAGAACTCTGCCACCGCCTTCTGAGTGGCTGCACTAGTGAGTTTGCCCTCTTACTGTAACTTTACTTATATGTTATTTGCTTTCATGATATATAGTCTTACACTGATACTCAGAAAACCACCTCAGGTGACTTGAACTCCTTGTCTTCCTTTTACTAAAAAGACCTTTTGCAAATGTCTTTAAGGAAGTTTCCATCATTCTGTCCTACCTCTGAATCTTTATCTTCATTTCTATAATCTCCTGGGATATTATCTGGACAAATTTGAATTTAGAGTTATATCTCTTCCTTGAAACACAGGTGCTTCCAGAACCTATTGCAACTCTACCTACCAGCTAAATTGGCTATCAtgattttttcttctatttttttttttttttttttaataacagggGTTTAACCATTATTTATAATCGGTCAGGTAGAAGCAAGCATTATGTAAGCTTCCCTGGCAGAGCCTGGTAACCTCAGGCATGACCTGCAACATTCCCCACCATCCTGTTACTATTATAACCCTGGTATTAGACTTCTAAAACTTGCAGTTGTAGCAAATTATGTCATAGCTACATGATGTGAAAAACATCTGAAGAGATCTAAGCTGATGCGAGAATACCCATTTTGCCTATGTCTTAAATTTGACTCCAGGCCAAGTGAAAGATAAACGGTACATTTATTCATTAACCCACTCTATCACAAAGAGTGCATCTTTGCAGCAACTGAAAGCACATGATTCTTTGGTTACCATGGGCAAGGCAGTTAAGGTCTTGCTAAATAACAAAACTGATTGTGCTCTGCTCCTCCTTCTGCATTGCAATGAAGCTACTGGATGCTGTCTACTGGAAAGGGTCAGAGCAAATCTGCTTGTGCCCTTGATTCTATTCAGGGACTTCTGAACATTGATGAAAGGAGGCCTCTGTTTGACAGCCTCGGGACTGAAGGACTGAAGAAGACACTGATCCCATCTCTCTTCAATGGTGGGCTGCGACTTCCTCATGATGTATCTTACTACCAAGTCTTATTCTTAAACTCTCCACAAAACTGGTTTCTAAAAGGCACAATCCTATTCCCACTGAAGATGCAAGTCTTTATCATATCCCTACTGGAcctattatttctttctttctttttttccaagtattAATTCTGTCTGTTCTGCTAATTCTTAGTTCAGTGGACAGGTTTACTATGTTGGTATTTAGATTTACTGTAATTAGTGAGCTGCAGTTTGGATCCGGATTTGAGATTTCCAAATCAGTTCAAATGCAGTTCGGCTCTGAATCTGGATTTTGCTTAGCACTAGAGTTTTGATCCAGGCCAATGCCTAGGCATAATGCCATAGCATTTATTGTGAGTTATTCTCCAAATGTTCATATGGGAAGTGGGGCTTTATAtagatattattttttttttacttgtcgCATTGATTTTTTATTAACCTCAGCTATGAAATTTTCCCCATCATACACTCATCTTCACCTCTCTTCATCAGGGTCAAGATTAGTACACTGGCCCATGAGACACCTTTCTATTCTACTACTACAGCATCTCGCAGGTGCTACCGCTATTCAGTCTTAAGTACACAGTTAACCAATGAATTAATTTTCATTCAAATGCACTTTCCTTTGGAAAGAGAATAATGGCCTCAGCTATGAATAATACCAAGTATCTAACAATTTCATAAGTAACGTTGGTATCAGAATGGGGAccgcccgcagatgctgctggccatgtttgcggtggggggggggggggggggggggggcgggtgctagcggtgaccacctgcagaagccagcagtggcagtcaaTCTCAGTGCATCTATGCactcaaatgatctgggagaattttcccaggtttgttctcctgctAGAGAAGCTTACCTAGAGCTACATGTACAGACATGCAAATGCTGAGGCTCTGAAGAGGcaagagcttgcagtgctgacactgcaacCAAGGAGGggtcctgtgcacacatctcagtatgCTCTGCAGTCTCActtaatctgcctggcaacagatggcagcagtgcttggctaacccagactgcccatggtcagcctgtgttgTCAACCTGTACAGACATTTGtactcccaggagaaactctcctggaagtGATTGAACATGGGTTCttcctaggttatttttctcctgaagcagccatttttactctgggataaAAAGCTTTGACTTCTGGACACTCATGGCTTCTGGGAGAGCAATGacttgaatgtctgtatgaggcctCAGTATCTTTGTGAAGAGATGTTAAGACAACAGAATGCTTTCTTCAAACTAAGCAATACATTTTAATGTACAGTGAGAGAACGTTAGAAGTAATTGAAAACACAATGTGCTAAATCAGAGCAATCAAAAGCACAGCAATTAATTCTTAACACTTCTCCCCATAGAAGAAAAACCTTTCTTCTTCTCCCCACAGTTCAACTTCTTCACCGCttaccaccccaccccctctgctgctgctagcggctgcaggtggtccccactcgACGACAATAACACCATGGGCGGTCCCCGCTCACCGCCACAGTGCCCCCCAtcgcaggaggcaccagtcattcacgTCTGAGTGTGTAGGCACAGCCTGGGGGTTTCTGATTTTAGAATGAGAATTTAAAACTATAACTGAGGTAGATGGCTTTGATTTTGCTTATTAACAGCCCATAATACACAGAGTGGAGATACCATGACAAGCACGCTGTGAAATCAATGAAGACCACAGGGGAAAACAACTCCAGAAACAATGAGATACAGCATTTTACACACAGTTGTTTGCCATCAGGCAGTATGTACACAAATTATGTACCAAACCCATATGCACGTTCATGTGCCCAAAAGAAAAACACATACTTTTTCCGCGCAGCCTCTGATTTTGCAAGGAGGGTTTGGAGACGATGAATCTGTAAAGTAGGGAAAATAGATTTCATTAATAGAAACATACACTTGGCATGGAAAGGATTTAGATGTACGGAAGCTCATGCTGCTAATGTAGTAAGCAGCATCTGGTAGGTCAAAATGAGAGCAAAATCCTTGGGTAATAGCACAGATAATGAAGCCTGGCAGAAAACAAGGGTAAGATCCTGTTAGCATTAATCCGTGTGCTCATGGCTGTATATTCATTTTATTACTTGTCTTGTTTAATTAGAActgaattttttccttttcagaaagGCTTTCACAAGTGAGCCTGTTCCAAGTTTTTTTCAAATGTGACGTTCATGTACTGACAGGCGCTGGGAAATGCTAGGAAACCAATCTAAAATTGCTCAAGGTTTCTACCAAGATTCTACAATGGAGTTTCTCTTTCCCTATACAACAACCACATCCTTGCCCAACGTACCTCCTCATAGTAAGTCTCCATAGCAATCCTCATCTCTTCCAAATTTGTAGTCTTCACATCTGTCTGTAATTTGCTGAAAAATGAGGAATATAGCAGTAAAAACTGCAACCTTGGCAATGTACAGAGTTTACTAATCATTTATGGGATGGGTGTAAAAAGTTTAATAGTGGTTATAGTTGAATTCATCTTCTTCAAGGAATAGAAGAATTCAGTTCAAATGGGAGAAAGTAAGCGAAGGGATTGTAAAGCCTAAGTCAAAAACATTCCCTTGCCCCTCCAAAGGCATACTTGATAGTGTTATCTTTCTCTTTGCACTGCTGTTCCAGCTTGAGAATCTTCTGCTTTAATCCACTGATTATCTAGGCAAAAGAAAAAGACATATCTGATCAATCCTAGAAGAATGCCACTGTCAGAATTTTAACTTCCCCATAATCCCATTTGCTCTTTATAAATTTTATGTAGCCATAAATACTTAGTAGAATATGAATCATGACAAAACAAATTACAAGCAAGAGTGCTATCCTTCAAGAAAGACAGAAATAAACAAATCAGATGCCTAATTAGTGTGTTAAATGCAACTAAATTAAGAGTAtggtaaaagctgtgttaactgacATTTAAGTAACCAAAACACTCTATTAATCAGAatttctggctggctggctggatgcaggggttggggggggaaagCTTGCACACAGTGGGGAAAATTCGCTGCCGCCACCACTCACCACGCTGCGCTGCCGCCACtctgcatgcccccacccccctactcCACATTAGACCAAAACCCCCCTGccctcagataactggaatttttatatAACCTGCACCCCACTTACCCCActgatgccagataacaaagcttttactgcaTTTACATATACTCTTCATAGAGAAACATGAAATCACTAAATAAAAACATAACCTCTTAAAATCCTATCCCTTCACTTTTATGGGTCATGGGAAAGAAATGGAGGACATAAATATACATTTACCTTGCTAAAATTAGGGCTGTAATAACAGGAAAAATACTGATGCAAACACATTCACCTAGAGAAAAAGGAAGGGTTTCTTAAGCTACTGTGAACCTTGGGTCTTTGTTACGGTTCTGATATCTGACAATAACAATGACGGCAGTAACCTAGTTTCCTAATTAAGCTGCATTCTCTCTTTCtatcttttttatgttttttctatctGTAAGAGTTCATTTTGAAAGGAGAAAGATTGAAGCTGAAGGTGGTGAAGCAATTACCCATCCAGTATCATTCTTCTCTGCCTGAGTCCGGACAAAGTCAGAGCCCTACATGAGAAGATAGACAAATCAACATGCTGCTTTGTTATATTCTTCCTCCTTTCTGCAGATATTTGTCTCAGCTTCCTGGTCAGGAACACTTTCTCACATATCTCCAAGAAGTTTCTATGCCGCCCATAGTGACTAAAGGCTTCTCGCTTATCCAGGCTCACCAGTCTTACAATACAGCATTCCTATTTGTTCTATAGCTGAGGAATTAGGACCACATCTGTCAGCTACTGCAGATGTACCTTGGCTCCCTCCCACCTTCAGGGATATTGTGCATTAAGTGCGTTTCCTGAGGGAAAGCTTAGCTTTAACATCCAAAATGGCAATCCTCTTCTCCTGAATAAATCCATCTACAAAATGACATGCATAAGTTGTCCTGAAACTGAACTTTTCTTTTCCAGGTCATAGGTGGGTAGGAATGATGCGCTCAAATGCGTAGAACAGAAAAGATCTAGTATCATCTGTCTCTTTCAAACCTAAGATCACCCTTCTTGCCATGGAGATACTTCAAGTAGAAAAACAAAGGGGACAGCCACCTCCCTGCCAAAGGATTGCAGCACTCACCAAAAGCTGCTCAATCTGTCGATCCTTCCTGCTATTCTCCTCCTCCAGTCGTCGGAGCTTTGTTTTCAGCCGATCCCCTTCACTTTTCTGAGCCTGGATTTTCTAATATggaacaagcaagcaagcaaataaactaataaaaaatAAGTCTAAAGTTCCTCCTTAAATTCTGCCCAGGACCTGCAGACAGGCAAAAGTCAGAGGCACAATGAGCTTTTGTTAAACCCACGAGTCACTCCTAGACAAAGTGAGGATCACCAAACTTAATGACAAGAAAGAAGCAAGAAAGGGACCATTGAATTAGATTAGGATCAAGTGAGAGGGGAAATTGCAGGGTTAGGGAAGGATTAAAGAGAACAGAACTTAACAGCAGGGCAACTGTACACAAGTTTTCTGAGTCATGGTATTTCTTTACTGATATTTTCTCTAACCAGGTACCTTTTTGTAGCTTTGTCCGGGAGTCAAAACCAACCCCACACCATCTTCCATGTTCCAACAGATTAATTGACTGATTTAATAGAACCGGGATGGGGACAGCTGTAGGAGTACAAGTTGCAAAGGAAGCAAATTTAAATAAATCTTTTCAGTGTTCTGCTCAGCATTTGTTCAGGGCTCATTCTGTTGTGCAAATATCTTGTATACTTCAAGACCTCAAGACCAATGATATCTCCTTGAACAAGTAGGGTTTCATTTTCACCCTAACATCACTTAAGTGGAGAGCCTTAGTGGCTCTTCCGGGTACAGGCAACAGATCCTTTTAACCTGGAACCAAGACAGAGATGAAAGAGGGTATAGAACTTTTACTACACAAGTAGCAGATGGACACACCTTCTTCAGTTCAATAATCTCATCATACATATCCTCCTTCTCTTTGTAGTCAGGAGTTCCAGGGATGTAGCCTACAGAAAGAGACATGCAAAATTAGGAAAATCCTTGACACAAGAAGATCTGAAAGAGATGCAGTCTTAAAGGTACCAAATAACAGTTGAAAAGCATCAACCGGAAATCGAGTCAATTTCAGAACCAATGCTACAAGTTGCAGATGCCAGTGTTTGTGgaaatttttcctttaaaaaaatatttctcctcCTCCCATAGCTGTCTGAAAGGTTCACACAAAAGCAAGAAAATTAACCAGTCACTTGTAAAGTACTCTCAAAGTCCACAAAATGtaatagaagaaaaagaaagaaaaaagcacttCTCCGGTCTCTTTGAGTTATAGCAATGCTGGGCGTTACATGTAATAAGCAGGTGCAAAAATTTCAGAGGGAAGTGCAATTTTTGTTTGCAATTTACTTCTAAGGAATACAAAGTAGGCGTGTGCCTGAATTTTGTTTTTCTCATAAAGCCCAATTGATTTTTACATAGCAAGTGTAACACACAAAACACTTtacagacagaagtaacaatgaAAGTCAATGCTTTATGCAGAatttcaggcaggcagacacattATCTGATTTAGCAGCTAGGAATAGAGAGAGCTAACATCATGTGACCAGCCAGCTCTCAGCCAGCGCTCTGCAAAGCACATTTTGATTTGCTTTGATTTTTCCTTTAAGCTGGAATTGCAGTAACCAATGCTATTACTACAGCAAGATCCCTAAACGAACAAGAGTTCGTTCTGTTATACGGTGACTGTGCTCACCATTGCTAGAAGAACGTGAGTGTTTGGGCTTCTTCATGCCTAAAGCTTCCTTCAGATACTCCGGAGTGCTACTGGAGAGCTTATTCCGAATGTGCCCCATCTCAACATCTGACTTCAGAGTTTGGTTCATACCTGTTAGTAATGAAGGGGtagcagagatggggagggaaacaGAGATAACCATACATTAAACTAACTCTGAACAAATGCAACAAAAGGCTCAGGTTGCTTCTGATAACCTCTAACAGAAATGAGTAAACCAAAAATGTAAACTTTCAATAATTAGATAACTCAAATTCAATTCTACCCAAGCACAGAAGAATAAGTTTTTTTACCAGGCATTACCCAAAGAtaaatgtttgtttccccagagtCTGAAGGTTAAACAATATTCAACAATGAACAGAAATGTCTGCAAATATTGAGTATTCAAAAAAGGGTCTGaagcaaatatttaaatataaaatgtaaccATGGGCTAAATGCAGCTCTGGGATAAGCAGGCTTAACTTTGACTGGATTCAACAGTAGCTGTACCCTTCTGCGCCAGAGCTGTGACACTGTACATTGAAAAGTATAGTTTATAGATGTGGAAGGAATTCCTATACTACCTTGTTGCAGAGATCCTAGCCAAATCTGCCTCGATGTCTTGGCTGCTGGGCTCTCAAAGAATATGTTTCCTGTTCCTTTCAATGATCTCCCAAGTGCAGGCTTTTTAGAATATAGGCATGTGCTGGAACTGTATGGAGACTCTAAAACAGAAAAGACTTCCATGTTGCAAAACATCCTGCCCTTCCTTTAACAAGTATATCAGCACTTTCTCCTTTTGAAATATCTGTTGCTTCAAGAATCCCAGATACATTAAGTCCCAATATAAACCTAATTATCACAAAATCTTTATTACACCCAAAATCCTTTGCTTGTAGATGCAAGAAATAAAATCCATCTCTAAGACATGGTGCCTAAACAGGCATATACATTCAAACATTAAAATGGTTTATCAATGGAAATACAGATGGCCAGCAAGAAGGATACTGCATGGCTCAACAGAGGAGAACTTTTCTACATAGGCAAGTCAGCCACAACTTTTGTGATGACAATAAAGGCATAATCAGAGGTGATGTCAAAAAGACAACAGGTCAAATAAAAACTGCTGCTTGTAAAGTAAATTGTTTATGCCATCATAGGCATTTCAGGAGAGATGAAaagagcatgcatgtgcatttgcaTGAAAAGAAAGGATGCGTTTGATCTACACCTAGcaaggtaaagaaagaaaaagtcacTGTTAGAGATATTAGATCATACTTATAAAAAGGCTCAACATCAGGTATGTATGAAGTCCTTTGAACATGTTATTGAAATCTCAGGAAGGGAAGATAAAGAACGAGTTTACTCAGTTCACTGAGAATGGaacttatattaaaaaaaagtgtaagTGGTATCAGCAGCTTATAGACATGAAAGATCTCCCGATTGCAAGGGGTAATTTGCTTAAGGATAGAAGCACAATACAGAATGGGCCACGTTAAAAATGGAATGGCAGTGCTTTAACCATTCCAAAAACCTCTATGGTACAGAAACACTGTAAACACCTAGATGTCTTAGATGATTGTGTACACTGCTTTAGTAATAGATCCCAAGACTTTGGATTACATCTGCAAGGGAGAAAATACCTCTCCAAGGAAATCAAAAGCAAACAGAAATTTAAATTGGCAAACTGTCTGCTATCACAAAGGAAAAGGGCTGAAGAAGGACTGTTCATCAATTTGTTCCTAGGACATGGACGTAAAGAAAACTATAAACTTCAATCTTAGTATTAGAAAAGTCAAACTTCTCCCTGTTATGGAACATAACTCGCAGATAGGAAGGCTTCATATCAGTGAGTAATACCACAGAATATCACAGGTGTTTGTTGTCCAAGGAACATAGATGCCAAATCACATTCTATATAATGATTATATATAGAAGAACTTGATTACACTCACTTGGTGACTTAGGAGGTTtgtgaaaaatgttctttttcaatttctgaaagaaaaacaaaaaaggcttCCTGTATTTAAATGCTCACAGTCCTAAACAACTCAACACCAACTTTAAAACAGAGATAGAAGCCCTTTTAATGGGGATCCAGAAGTTGTCTAATGGAACAATATTAACTCTTTTGAGTGGAGAGCGAGGACTATAGGGCACAAAAACACATACAGCTAGAAATTCCCTTCAGCCACCCCAAACGATCTACTTTTACTGAAGTCCAAATATCATTATAGCACCTACACCAAGCTGTAGTAAGTGAAACAGAGTGATCACATACCAAAACAGCGACCCACCAAAATTAAGTGGCTGCCCCAGAATAGTACATGCAACAAAACCAAAGCTGTTTTGCTGTGTTACACTTCaaggcatgattaaccaattAAGCAATGCTTTCAGTGGCCATCTGGCCAAATGTTCAATCAATAAATGGCGTGATAAAAGAGGAAGAAattacaaaatatgtgtaataactttgtagctgcttcccaTCTTGCTGTTAATTGACAGCTAgaagcccctgtggctgggagccctggtgGCTGACTGGATCTCCCAGCTGGGAGGGGTCCATGTGCAGCCTGGGAGCTCCTAGGTGATAGTGTCTCAGGCACAGGGGTGCACCAGCTGccagagcttgcttcttgcccgGGGGGGTGCTGCTTCTTGCCAGCGCAGGAAAGGGCATTTACTTGTTCAATTACATAAGAATATTCTCAACACACTACTTAAACCTCACACCTGGATGGTACTGAGAAATGGATTTTACAAACCATCTCTGACCAAGTATAAGAATTGTGACAGCCCAGATAATGGTCACAGTGACTAGGGCCCCCATGTCAGAACAATCTTTGCTGAGTTGGTACAATATAGTTAGCTCTGCTTGTAAAGAATCTTTTAGTAATCaggcactttaacaaggatgtgttGTGTGCAAGGGAACTGGTAACCAAAAAGATCTTTTTTATGCATCCACAAAAGATGTAttgttaaaaaaaggaaaaaaaaacttaccatCTCTATGTCTGATTCACAGGTTGCTGCAGACAGACTGTCCTCTATCTGAGGGTAGATATGTACAACATAACATTTACCGCTTACTAGCCATTTGGCTAACATATACACCCACCGAAATAATATCCCACTAATCTTGACTGAAATAGTCACTACAGCAAATTCAGCTGGGCATTCTCCCAGTCTCACTTTGCAAGGAGACTTGTAATTAGGATTAATTCCCTAAGGAGGAATCTGTGCAAGATCTTTCCCTAAGAATTTGAAAACCTG from Alligator mississippiensis isolate rAllMis1 chromosome 13, rAllMis1, whole genome shotgun sequence includes these protein-coding regions:
- the IQCE gene encoding IQ domain-containing protein E isoform X3, with protein sequence MSEAAGGGQIEDSLSAATCESDIEMKLKKNIFHKPPKSPKSPYSSSTCLYSKKPALGRSLKGTGNIFFESPAAKTSRQIWLGSLQQGMNQTLKSDVEMGHIRNKLSSSTPEYLKEALGMKKPKHSRSSSNGYIPGTPDYKEKEDMYDEIIELKKKIQAQKSEGDRLKTKLRRLEEENSRKDRQIEQLLGSDFVRTQAEKNDTGWIISGLKQKILKLEQQCKEKDNTINKLQTDVKTTNLEEMRIAMETYYEEIHRLQTLLAKSEAARKKSPPEGKETQKRLKMLNAAVLRLTKNITELQEENRSLKADLGQTRSSSPACRKRKNYNEWSRQRLVRRISELEKKVDELENMSLLSLENGTSPLSALPPSASVQLDQPASQEPDYLRECERLRVLVKQLKGDRSTLQSLLASKDSEVKLLQQAKIEMEQELQNLQEKGREKSEKEEALREEIQRLTEQVRELESKPEQDRRQMGDEPIETLNKPSSASFLVDKDSQRKEQSAKLIQRQWKMYRKKKEEIALDEATVVLQAAFRGHLARQKLLLSSTLSRKFHTTNGLGNKSSSVSHGSSSLSLPSDWREEEEIVMFIQSVFRAHLARQKRLEERC